One genomic window of Roseobacter ponti includes the following:
- a CDS encoding Ldh family oxidoreductase — protein MRDPGTIAVDELQSFVASALAENGVQATDAAKVAGLMVEADIYGYETHGVFRLRQYLARLEGGGCNPKPDIKVAQETAATAVIDGDDGLGHLAMSAARDLAMEKAQAVGIGWVGVRRGNHAGPLALYVRPQAEARMLGIAAAVGSANHVPPYGGTDLLIGTNPIAFSAPTKGQDPFVFDMATTVAAMGKIKTMLQQGQPMPEGWMVGRDGKPLTDPARRSEGYLLPIGGPKGFGLSVAIGLLAGVLNGAAFGSNVVDFTKDTSSATNTGQFVVALNPAAFGIGDDFPEIAAQVFAEMRASQPLPGHDPVRLPGDGKTSAAETRRAIGLTLNPALRRDLNELAAHSGLIPPFPDDKTS, from the coding sequence ATGCGTGACCCGGGGACAATTGCCGTCGACGAACTCCAATCCTTCGTCGCAAGCGCCCTTGCCGAAAATGGCGTCCAAGCGACTGACGCCGCCAAAGTGGCCGGATTGATGGTGGAAGCCGATATATACGGCTACGAAACACATGGTGTCTTTCGTCTTCGGCAGTATCTGGCACGGCTGGAAGGTGGTGGATGCAATCCCAAGCCCGACATCAAGGTTGCACAGGAGACTGCCGCCACAGCCGTTATAGACGGCGATGACGGGCTTGGGCACCTCGCCATGTCTGCCGCGCGCGATCTGGCCATGGAGAAAGCGCAGGCGGTCGGTATCGGATGGGTGGGTGTGCGGCGCGGAAACCACGCAGGGCCTCTGGCGCTTTATGTGCGCCCGCAGGCCGAGGCAAGGATGCTTGGCATCGCAGCAGCTGTCGGAAGCGCGAACCATGTACCCCCTTATGGCGGTACGGACCTGCTGATTGGCACCAACCCCATCGCATTTTCCGCTCCGACCAAAGGCCAGGACCCGTTCGTTTTCGATATGGCAACGACCGTTGCCGCAATGGGCAAGATAAAAACAATGCTGCAACAGGGCCAACCGATGCCCGAAGGTTGGATGGTAGGCCGCGACGGCAAACCACTGACCGATCCTGCGCGCAGATCGGAAGGATATCTTCTGCCGATCGGAGGACCCAAAGGCTTTGGTCTTTCCGTTGCGATCGGGCTGCTCGCCGGCGTTCTCAATGGGGCCGCCTTCGGGTCAAACGTCGTCGATTTTACCAAAGATACTTCTTCGGCCACAAACACCGGACAGTTTGTCGTAGCACTCAATCCGGCAGCTTTCGGCATTGGTGACGACTTCCCGGAGATCGCGGCGCAAGTGTTTGCAGAGATGCGCGCGTCGCAGCCGCTACCCGGTCATGATCCGGTCAGACTGCCGGGGGATGGAAAAACCAGCGCAGCAGAAACACGCCGCGCCATCGGTTTGACACTCAATCCTGCGTTACGCCGGGATTTGAATGAGTTGGCAGCACATTCCGGGTTAATCCCGCCATTTCCTGACGACAAAACTTCCTGA
- a CDS encoding DUF429 domain-containing protein yields MTLFLGHDPGGAEKNGVAAIRVKSEALEIVETATVLNASEALSRLENYADDAQALGIDTLLAWSPKGGRACDDALRRKYGGNSVVAQNSLYSAMTLNGAIVARRIKMPVYESHPKLLLKLPAGGAIRPAYDTAIARAGSDHEGDAFVAAWCAAMGHSRE; encoded by the coding sequence GTGACACTGTTTCTTGGCCATGACCCCGGCGGAGCTGAGAAGAATGGTGTAGCGGCGATCAGGGTGAAATCTGAAGCTCTGGAGATCGTAGAGACAGCGACTGTCCTCAATGCTTCTGAGGCATTATCACGGCTTGAGAATTACGCGGATGACGCCCAAGCACTCGGCATTGATACTCTCCTTGCCTGGTCACCGAAGGGCGGGCGCGCGTGTGATGACGCACTGCGTCGCAAGTATGGTGGAAACTCCGTCGTCGCTCAGAACTCGCTGTATAGCGCGATGACGCTGAATGGAGCCATCGTCGCGAGGCGCATCAAAATGCCAGTATATGAGAGCCACCCCAAATTGCTTCTGAAGTTGCCCGCTGGTGGGGCAATACGCCCTGCTTATGATACGGCAATTGCTCGGGCCGGATCCGACCATGAAGGCGATGCATTCGTTGCGGCATGGTGTGCAGCTATGGGCCACAGTAGGGAATAG